The following are from one region of the Cervus canadensis isolate Bull #8, Minnesota chromosome 21, ASM1932006v1, whole genome shotgun sequence genome:
- the LOC122424040 gene encoding apolipoprotein L2-like isoform X3 encodes MSSENLGKCSDIEIFFEDVVECLWDILSREELLLLLTEFLRKIEAKAGLSRKDEAALHEYLNELKGDLIEKDQETLTKEELDRRRFLKKFPRVKQQLDERIGKLQELADKVDKDHKESTIFKVMAHTTGVASGALTLLGLALAPVTGGGSLALSATGFVLGAAAAGATVSTSYKENASRSAAETEANSLMATGVKKWKVLLNVLRSNSRIRSIEKLAKAVRQIQKNIRAMETGKDNPEFATNVSDYLGPGKIIVPGARLVKKACSVTMAPAAVTGARIVGAATAGVFLLVDVGFLVRESMHLHDGAKAESAENLRQQARELERNLQELNNMYKLLQ; translated from the exons ATGAGCTCAGAAAACCTTGGAAAATGCTCAG ATATTGAGATCTTTTTTGAGGATGTCGTTGAGTGTCTCTGGGACATACTCAGCAGAGAGGAACTGCTTCTCCTGCTGACTGAATTCCTGAGGAAAATTGAGGCGAAGGCTGGTTTGTCCAG GAAAGACGAGGCTGCACTACACGAATATCTAAATGAATTGAAAGGAGACTTGATAGAGAAGGACCAGGAAACGCTCACAAAAGAGGAGCTGGACAGGAGGAGGTTTCTGAAGAAGTTTCCTCGGGTGAAGCAGCAGCTGGACGAGCGCATAGGAAAGCTCCAAGAGCTCGCAGACAAGGTTGACAAGGACCACAAGGAGTCTACCATCTTCAAAGTGATGGCCCACACCACTGGCGTTGCATCTGGCGCCCTGACCCTCCTTGGCCTGGCTCTGGCACCCGTGACAGGCGGGGGCAGTCTGGCACTCTCGGCCACTGGGTTCGTGCTGGGAGCAGCAGCTGCTGGGGCAACTGTGTCCACCAGCTACAAGGAAAACGCAAGCAGGTCAGCAGCTGAAACTGAAGCCAATAGCCTGATGGCAACTGGTGTCAAGAAATGGAAGGTGCTCCTAAATGTACTCAGGAGCAACTCCCGAATTAGATCAATAGAGAAATTGGCAAAAGCTGTGCGACAGATTCAAAAAAATATACGTGCCATGGAAACAGGCAAAGACAACCCTGAATTTGCAACCAATGTAAGCGACTACTTGGGCCCTGGGAAAATCATAGTCCCAGGCGCCCGGCTGGTAAAGAAGGCCTGTTCCGTTACCATGGCTCCGGCAGCTGTCACAGGGGCCCGGATTGTGGGTGCAGCCACCGCAGGTGTCTTTCTCCTGGTGGATGTGGGCTTCCTAGTGAGGGAGTCAATGCACTTGCATGATGGTGCAAAGGCAGAGTCTGCTGAAAACCTGAGGCAGCAGGCCAGGGAGCTGGAGAGGAATTTGCAGGAGCTCAACAATATGTATAAACTTCTGCAGTAG
- the LOC122424040 gene encoding apolipoprotein L2-like isoform X2: MDKHPGAPRGATSSSPNGDIEIFFEDVVECLWDILSREELLLLLTEFLRKIEAKAGLSRKDEAALHEYLNELKGDLIEKDQETLTKEELDRRRFLKKFPRVKQQLDERIGKLQELADKVDKDHKESTIFKVMAHTTGVASGALTLLGLALAPVTGGGSLALSATGFVLGAAAAGATVSTSYKENASRSAAETEANSLMATGVKKWKVLLNVLRSNSRIRSIEKLAKAVRQIQKNIRAMETGKDNPEFATNVSDYLGPGKIIVPGARLVKKACSVTMAPAAVTGARIVGAATAGVFLLVDVGFLVRESMHLHDGAKAESAENLRQQARELERNLQELNNMYKLLQ; encoded by the exons ATATTGAGATCTTTTTTGAGGATGTCGTTGAGTGTCTCTGGGACATACTCAGCAGAGAGGAACTGCTTCTCCTGCTGACTGAATTCCTGAGGAAAATTGAGGCGAAGGCTGGTTTGTCCAG GAAAGACGAGGCTGCACTACACGAATATCTAAATGAATTGAAAGGAGACTTGATAGAGAAGGACCAGGAAACGCTCACAAAAGAGGAGCTGGACAGGAGGAGGTTTCTGAAGAAGTTTCCTCGGGTGAAGCAGCAGCTGGACGAGCGCATAGGAAAGCTCCAAGAGCTCGCAGACAAGGTTGACAAGGACCACAAGGAGTCTACCATCTTCAAAGTGATGGCCCACACCACTGGCGTTGCATCTGGCGCCCTGACCCTCCTTGGCCTGGCTCTGGCACCCGTGACAGGCGGGGGCAGTCTGGCACTCTCGGCCACTGGGTTCGTGCTGGGAGCAGCAGCTGCTGGGGCAACTGTGTCCACCAGCTACAAGGAAAACGCAAGCAGGTCAGCAGCTGAAACTGAAGCCAATAGCCTGATGGCAACTGGTGTCAAGAAATGGAAGGTGCTCCTAAATGTACTCAGGAGCAACTCCCGAATTAGATCAATAGAGAAATTGGCAAAAGCTGTGCGACAGATTCAAAAAAATATACGTGCCATGGAAACAGGCAAAGACAACCCTGAATTTGCAACCAATGTAAGCGACTACTTGGGCCCTGGGAAAATCATAGTCCCAGGCGCCCGGCTGGTAAAGAAGGCCTGTTCCGTTACCATGGCTCCGGCAGCTGTCACAGGGGCCCGGATTGTGGGTGCAGCCACCGCAGGTGTCTTTCTCCTGGTGGATGTGGGCTTCCTAGTGAGGGAGTCAATGCACTTGCATGATGGTGCAAAGGCAGAGTCTGCTGAAAACCTGAGGCAGCAGGCCAGGGAGCTGGAGAGGAATTTGCAGGAGCTCAACAATATGTATAAACTTCTGCAGTAG